One stretch of Clavibacter californiensis DNA includes these proteins:
- a CDS encoding SagB family peptide dehydrogenase, with protein MIFVDGDQIIWDGYLSHEQFALRTEALKMLLQARTWVTWSELVAAENRSEQHDRETLAQNLIDEGLLVEQDSPLAIAEANLLGWDEWGTSSKHYHFSSRILKKTIFTPPSEDVNRLKAKAMIMQRPPLVSRAANEIMLGTGGDTSQGKISLAEALRKRRTERNFDSSPIELHALSELLDMSARYTSVSETADGGVVAQRSSPSAGCLQSTDIYVICSDVTGLPAGAYAYLPDRHALSPVTATPPPLAKLLPEQTYYQRASAFVVYVGNVSRMQWKYDGPRAYRGLLLDVGHLSQTFYLSCTALNLAVGFSGAVCDEAIEEYLNLNPYEHLVFGITVIGNESPGGAMATRQSLIGSRKPPE; from the coding sequence GTGATCTTCGTTGACGGTGACCAAATCATCTGGGACGGCTACCTTTCGCATGAGCAATTTGCTTTGAGAACCGAGGCTCTCAAAATGCTCCTTCAGGCCCGCACATGGGTGACGTGGAGCGAGTTGGTGGCGGCGGAAAATCGGTCAGAGCAGCACGACAGGGAGACGCTGGCACAGAATCTCATCGACGAGGGTCTACTCGTGGAGCAAGACTCTCCGCTGGCAATTGCTGAAGCGAATCTGCTCGGGTGGGATGAATGGGGAACCAGCTCGAAGCACTACCACTTCTCCAGTCGAATACTCAAGAAGACCATCTTCACACCGCCGTCGGAGGACGTCAACCGCCTCAAGGCGAAGGCGATGATCATGCAACGACCTCCCCTGGTGAGTAGAGCAGCTAACGAAATCATGTTAGGCACCGGCGGTGACACCAGCCAAGGCAAGATATCCCTGGCGGAAGCGCTGCGCAAACGGCGAACAGAACGTAACTTCGACTCTTCGCCCATCGAGCTTCATGCTCTCTCCGAGCTTTTGGACATGAGCGCACGATACACGTCTGTGTCCGAAACCGCCGACGGAGGCGTGGTCGCGCAGCGAAGCAGTCCCTCCGCAGGGTGCCTGCAGAGCACAGATATCTACGTCATATGCTCCGACGTGACCGGACTTCCAGCGGGGGCTTACGCCTATCTGCCTGATCGGCATGCCCTCTCTCCCGTGACCGCTACCCCACCGCCCTTAGCAAAGCTGTTACCCGAGCAGACCTACTACCAGCGCGCGTCTGCCTTCGTCGTATATGTAGGCAACGTTTCGCGCATGCAATGGAAGTATGACGGACCACGAGCTTACCGGGGTCTTTTACTTGATGTCGGCCATCTCAGTCAAACCTTTTATTTGTCTTGCACGGCTCTCAATCTTGCTGTCGGCTTCTCGGGTGCCGTGTGCGATGAGGCGATCGAAGAGTACCTGAACTTGAATCCATACGAGCATCTTGTGTTCGGGATCACAGTCATCGGAAACGAGTCGCCAGGCGGAGCGATGGCGACTCGTCAATCGCTGATCGGATCACGGAAACCACCGGAATGA
- a CDS encoding MFS transporter, producing MRSTSPFRALWVASALSNLADGLVFVTLPLVAAGLTDDPRGVAGLATTYALMRLLVALPVGVYVDRLDRRTLIVVANLLRGVAVLGLAVSIQSGVASLAVLYAVMAVVGVLESAADGAAVAVLPSIVPGDRLDRANARITGTQLVADEFVGPPLGGILFALAAAVPVYATGGLWVAAGAVALALPRRVDPASSASSPRPSVFREAAEGVRWLARHRVVGSLALIGGLASVGYMLPFSVLVLFAGERLGLDAAGYGVLLAASALGGLAGSAIAAPLRARLGSRWTITGALALGAASLAGLAVAREPIVAGILLALYILHAVVWSICATTLRQRLVPADLLGRVGAAGRVVSLLGLAAGSALGGMLATSGIALPTVAGAIVFAGCAVLAVVALRHLTRRE from the coding sequence GTGAGATCCACGAGCCCGTTCCGGGCGCTGTGGGTCGCGAGCGCGCTCTCCAACCTCGCGGACGGGCTCGTCTTCGTCACCTTGCCGCTCGTCGCGGCGGGCCTCACCGACGACCCGCGCGGCGTCGCCGGGCTCGCGACCACGTACGCGCTCATGCGGCTGCTGGTCGCGCTGCCCGTGGGCGTGTACGTCGACCGGCTCGACCGGCGCACGCTGATCGTCGTCGCGAACCTGTTGCGGGGTGTCGCGGTGCTGGGGCTCGCGGTGTCGATCCAGTCGGGCGTCGCGTCGCTCGCGGTGCTCTACGCGGTGATGGCCGTGGTGGGCGTGCTCGAGAGCGCCGCCGACGGGGCCGCGGTCGCCGTGCTGCCGTCGATCGTGCCGGGTGACCGGCTCGACCGGGCGAACGCGCGCATCACCGGCACGCAGCTCGTGGCGGACGAGTTCGTGGGGCCGCCGCTCGGCGGGATCCTGTTCGCGCTCGCCGCCGCGGTTCCCGTGTACGCCACGGGCGGGCTGTGGGTGGCGGCGGGTGCGGTGGCGCTCGCGCTGCCGCGGCGGGTGGATCCGGCGTCTTCCGCTTCGAGCCCGCGCCCCTCCGTCTTCCGCGAGGCCGCGGAGGGCGTGCGCTGGCTCGCCCGGCACCGCGTGGTCGGATCCCTCGCCCTCATCGGCGGCCTCGCGAGCGTCGGCTACATGCTGCCGTTCTCGGTCCTCGTGCTCTTCGCGGGCGAGCGGCTCGGACTCGACGCCGCCGGCTACGGCGTGCTCCTCGCGGCCAGCGCGCTCGGCGGCCTGGCCGGATCCGCGATCGCCGCGCCGCTGCGGGCCCGCCTCGGCTCCCGGTGGACCATCACCGGGGCCCTGGCGCTCGGCGCGGCCAGCCTCGCGGGCCTCGCCGTGGCGCGGGAGCCGATCGTCGCGGGGATCCTGCTCGCGCTCTACATCCTGCACGCGGTGGTCTGGAGCATCTGCGCGACCACGCTCCGGCAGCGGCTCGTCCCGGCGGACCTCCTGGGGCGCGTGGGCGCTGCGGGCCGGGTGGTCAGCCTGCTCGGCCTCGCCGCCGGATCCGCGCTGGGCGGCATGCTCGCGACCTCGGGCATCGCGCTGCCGACCGTCGCGGGTGCGATCGTGTTCGCGGGATGCGCGGTGCTCGCGGTGGTGGCGCTGCGCCACTTGACGCGTCGGGAATAA
- a CDS encoding NfeD family protein: MIVFVVVGAVGLLLLLSSIVLGDILDAIGGGDGLVSGVALGAALAIYGVGGVLADQAGIGSGGAIAIAVALALVALVVVQLTVRFVAKQESGGSYSPVGMVGVVTSPTSPSGGEVRLEHTRELERRLAMSAEPLAVGTRIRVVSEDGFRVRVEPDADADADADPTT; the protein is encoded by the coding sequence GTGATCGTCTTCGTGGTCGTCGGCGCCGTCGGCCTGCTCCTCCTCCTCTCCAGCATCGTGCTCGGCGACATCCTCGACGCGATCGGCGGCGGTGACGGCCTCGTCTCCGGCGTCGCGCTCGGCGCGGCCCTCGCCATCTACGGCGTCGGCGGCGTGCTCGCCGACCAGGCCGGCATCGGATCCGGCGGCGCCATCGCGATCGCCGTCGCCCTCGCGCTCGTGGCCCTCGTGGTCGTGCAGCTCACCGTCCGCTTCGTCGCGAAGCAGGAGAGCGGCGGCTCCTACTCGCCCGTCGGGATGGTCGGCGTCGTCACCTCGCCCACCTCTCCGAGCGGCGGCGAGGTGCGGCTCGAGCACACCCGCGAGCTGGAGCGCCGGCTCGCCATGAGCGCCGAGCCGTTGGCCGTCGGCACGCGCATCCGCGTCGTCTCGGAGGACGGCTTCCGCGTGCGCGTCGAGCCCGACGCCGACGCGGACGCCGACGCCGACCCCACCACCTAG
- a CDS encoding carbohydrate ABC transporter permease translates to MSVDTRPASGERAATRPARAERSGVTKGQLKKSQTIAPWVLLAPFLAVFLLTFVLPIIYAVFQSFTTVRREGLFGEQGVTTVFAGFENYALALANDAFTASIGRVLLFGIVQVPVMIILCTILALLLESASAKWPQFFRAAYFMPYGVPGVIATILWGFLYIPGLSPIIDIGQMFGLQLDFLGAGTVLWSIANIVTWTYTGYNMLIIIAQLKSIPGDVYEAARIDGAGAWRTAMSIQLPLIRPALVLATVFSIIGTLQLFAEPQVLATSAPAIDSQYTPNLSAYTTAFAYNDYGVAAAQAVIIALAAFVLSFVFLAFTNRKPKEEREAAAARNKGARA, encoded by the coding sequence ATGAGCGTCGATACGCGTCCCGCCAGCGGCGAGCGCGCCGCGACCCGCCCCGCCCGCGCCGAGCGCTCGGGCGTCACGAAGGGCCAGCTGAAGAAGTCGCAGACCATCGCCCCGTGGGTGCTGCTCGCGCCCTTCCTGGCGGTGTTCCTGCTGACCTTCGTCCTCCCGATCATCTACGCGGTGTTCCAGTCGTTCACGACCGTGCGGCGGGAGGGCCTGTTCGGCGAGCAGGGCGTCACCACCGTGTTCGCCGGGTTCGAGAACTACGCGCTCGCGCTCGCGAACGACGCCTTCACGGCGTCCATCGGGCGGGTGCTGCTGTTCGGCATCGTGCAGGTGCCGGTGATGATCATCCTCTGCACGATCCTCGCGCTCCTGCTCGAGTCGGCGTCGGCGAAGTGGCCCCAGTTCTTCCGGGCGGCGTACTTCATGCCGTACGGCGTGCCGGGCGTCATCGCGACGATCCTCTGGGGCTTCCTCTACATCCCCGGCCTGTCGCCCATCATCGACATCGGCCAGATGTTCGGGCTCCAGCTCGACTTCCTCGGCGCGGGCACCGTGCTCTGGTCCATCGCGAACATCGTGACCTGGACCTACACGGGCTACAACATGCTCATCATCATCGCCCAGCTGAAGTCGATCCCCGGGGACGTGTACGAGGCCGCGCGCATCGACGGGGCGGGCGCGTGGCGCACGGCGATGTCGATCCAGCTGCCGCTCATCCGGCCGGCGCTCGTGCTCGCGACCGTGTTCTCGATCATCGGGACGCTGCAGCTGTTCGCGGAGCCGCAGGTGCTCGCCACCTCCGCCCCCGCGATCGACTCGCAGTACACGCCGAACCTGTCGGCGTACACCACGGCGTTCGCGTACAACGACTACGGCGTCGCCGCGGCCCAGGCGGTCATCATCGCCCTCGCCGCGTTCGTGCTCTCGTTCGTGTTCCTCGCGTTCACGAACAGGAAGCCCAAGGAGGAGCGGGAAGCCGCCGCAGCGAGGAACAAGGGGGCACGCGCATGA
- a CDS encoding Rieske 2Fe-2S domain-containing protein, whose product MRELRLVAAIARIEDAEALDPIVDRVKGVVTALLKPRALADLLHGVPFGHPLHPVAVLVPTGAWLSSTVLDLLPGNEKASRALVGVGVLSAAPSIASGYADWSQLHEQQMRVGIVHSAANALATGIYGLSWIQRARGKHTSGKVLGLAGLGLVSAGGFLGGHLAYRQAAGANHAEDVPHRFPAGWQELGHLDELPDGRLATRDVAGLPLLVRRNGMTVDALSDVCSHLSAPLHEGELGTDPKTGEACVTCPWHDSVFSLKTGAVIHGPATAPQPRFETRVTGGLVEVRLPNAG is encoded by the coding sequence ATGAGGGAGTTGAGGCTCGTCGCGGCCATCGCGAGGATCGAGGACGCGGAGGCGCTGGATCCGATCGTCGACCGGGTGAAGGGCGTCGTCACGGCGCTGCTGAAGCCGCGGGCGCTGGCCGACCTGCTGCACGGCGTGCCGTTCGGGCACCCGCTGCACCCGGTGGCCGTGCTGGTCCCCACCGGCGCCTGGCTCTCCTCGACCGTCCTCGATCTCCTGCCCGGCAACGAGAAGGCCAGCCGCGCGCTCGTCGGCGTCGGCGTGCTGAGCGCGGCGCCCTCCATCGCCTCCGGCTACGCCGACTGGTCGCAGCTGCACGAGCAGCAGATGCGCGTCGGCATCGTGCACTCCGCCGCGAACGCGCTCGCGACGGGCATCTACGGGCTGTCGTGGATCCAGCGGGCCCGCGGCAAGCACACGAGCGGCAAGGTCCTCGGGCTCGCGGGCCTCGGACTCGTCTCGGCCGGCGGCTTCCTCGGCGGGCACCTCGCCTACCGCCAGGCGGCGGGCGCGAACCACGCCGAGGACGTGCCGCACCGCTTCCCCGCGGGCTGGCAGGAGCTCGGCCACCTCGACGAGCTGCCCGACGGCCGCCTCGCGACGCGCGACGTCGCGGGCCTGCCGCTCCTGGTGCGCCGGAACGGCATGACCGTGGATGCGCTGAGCGACGTGTGCAGCCACCTCTCCGCGCCGCTCCACGAGGGCGAGCTCGGCACGGACCCGAAGACCGGCGAGGCGTGCGTCACGTGCCCGTGGCACGACAGCGTGTTCAGCCTGAAGACCGGAGCGGTGATCCACGGCCCCGCGACCGCGCCGCAGCCCCGCTTCGAGACGCGCGTCACGGGCGGTCTCGTGGAGGTGCGGCTGCCGAACGCGGGCTGA
- a CDS encoding ATP-grasp domain-containing protein, with protein sequence MAFQNWYLESQGLEIPLGKANGDFYSTMLSLFGDSLSAQPPELMILTRRNDAEADQLSIALGRRGHAVARCNVEDLNNATTLTIGVGEYGASPSLRLGHVDRPHYNPRLVYIRHFDLDALAPAITKRSRGCEILNKYHRQQWTAMTNALLHSGVEIIGLNAVRANDDRIRQITTAQHLGWATPSTLVSNSTKDLRTFALASPSGIIVKALGSHFVEEPPQLLNGYFPRILRSRDAIRAIFDEQDQGFEPSPVLCQWFIPSHYEVRVYVAGTDTRAFQIKKASHDNLWIDPEGTAAEFIDIGDETSRALVRLSQALGMDVAAIDLLYTEQGFVFLEANANGDWCWVESTTGSADVTAMHAKYLEGKIGEISPQ encoded by the coding sequence ATGGCGTTCCAGAATTGGTATCTAGAATCACAAGGCCTCGAAATCCCGCTAGGGAAAGCAAATGGCGACTTTTACTCAACGATGCTGTCCCTCTTTGGTGACAGCCTGAGCGCCCAGCCGCCCGAGCTAATGATATTGACACGACGAAACGATGCCGAGGCGGATCAGCTGTCAATCGCGCTCGGCCGCCGGGGGCACGCCGTCGCCCGATGCAACGTTGAGGACCTGAACAACGCTACAACATTGACCATCGGGGTCGGCGAATATGGTGCATCTCCGAGCCTTCGGCTTGGACACGTCGATCGCCCGCACTACAATCCCCGGCTCGTGTACATACGCCATTTCGATCTCGATGCGCTGGCGCCGGCCATCACGAAAAGATCGCGGGGATGCGAAATTCTCAACAAGTATCATCGGCAGCAATGGACGGCCATGACGAACGCTTTGCTTCATAGCGGAGTAGAAATCATTGGCCTCAATGCCGTGCGCGCCAACGACGACAGAATTCGTCAAATCACGACGGCGCAACACCTGGGATGGGCGACCCCGTCGACCCTCGTCAGTAATAGTACAAAAGACCTTCGAACATTCGCGCTAGCCAGCCCCTCGGGCATAATTGTGAAAGCATTGGGCTCGCACTTTGTCGAGGAACCGCCACAATTACTGAATGGATACTTTCCGCGCATACTCAGATCTCGCGATGCGATACGAGCTATCTTCGACGAGCAAGATCAGGGATTCGAGCCATCACCTGTCTTATGCCAGTGGTTCATCCCGTCGCATTATGAGGTCAGGGTATATGTAGCTGGCACCGACACCAGGGCATTCCAGATAAAGAAGGCGAGCCACGACAACCTCTGGATCGATCCGGAAGGGACGGCTGCCGAGTTCATAGATATCGGCGATGAGACATCGCGCGCACTCGTCCGGCTGTCCCAAGCCCTGGGTATGGACGTAGCGGCGATCGACCTCTTGTATACCGAGCAAGGCTTCGTATTTCTCGAAGCAAACGCGAATGGGGACTGGTGTTGGGTCGAATCAACAACAGGCAGCGCAGACGTGACCGCCATGCACGCCAAGTATCTAGAAGGGAAGATCGGTGAGATATCACCTCAGTAG
- a CDS encoding SPFH domain-containing protein — translation MDLISGGTTAIAVIVVIVILVALVAFIASRVRRVPPNQALVIVGRNAEKSEGGAGFSSPQKVIIGGRTFIWPIFQEGFTLSLEQYQTSVTAEARDANFINTAVVATVNFKVTGTEDGVRRAVQRYLLQQDALPEIVRQSLEGAIRGLIGDRPVDELVKSFSVVAQEAVNQTKNDLAELGLQIETLNVREITTPGSTYLDDRARSNAARARQIAEVAEAENKRISALAAIENDQQTAERQLELDLRRAAIKADTDRANATALAAGELAKAEQDRLVADQERTAVAAQAEVSKERLRIDVELPAEARKYATVQDAQAARDAEKAKVDVEVYQRTQNAEAAKTAAVNEAASITALGKANADAIQARGQAEAEAAAALAEAQNKLSREALQARIIASMPEIAREMAAPLANVDNMTIISADGANALNRSVAENMATLPKLLKDTTGIDVATALSSFLGSTAAGASAGGSASGATSTDVGPTTAASEGAGI, via the coding sequence GTGGACCTGATCTCCGGCGGCACCACAGCCATCGCCGTCATCGTCGTCATCGTCATACTCGTGGCGCTGGTGGCGTTCATCGCCTCCCGCGTCCGTCGCGTCCCGCCGAACCAGGCGCTCGTCATCGTCGGCCGCAACGCCGAGAAGAGCGAGGGCGGCGCCGGCTTCTCGAGCCCGCAGAAGGTCATCATCGGCGGCCGGACCTTCATCTGGCCGATCTTCCAGGAGGGCTTCACGCTCTCCCTGGAGCAGTACCAGACGAGCGTCACGGCCGAAGCGCGCGACGCGAACTTCATCAACACCGCCGTGGTGGCGACCGTCAACTTCAAGGTGACGGGCACCGAGGACGGCGTGCGCCGCGCGGTGCAGCGCTACCTCCTGCAGCAGGACGCCCTGCCGGAGATCGTGCGGCAGTCGCTCGAGGGCGCGATCCGCGGCCTCATCGGCGACCGGCCCGTCGACGAGCTCGTCAAGAGCTTCTCCGTCGTGGCGCAGGAGGCCGTGAACCAGACCAAGAACGACCTCGCGGAGCTGGGCCTCCAGATCGAGACGCTCAACGTCCGCGAGATCACGACGCCGGGCAGCACGTACCTCGACGACCGGGCCCGCTCGAACGCCGCGCGCGCCCGCCAGATCGCCGAGGTCGCTGAGGCCGAGAACAAGCGGATCTCCGCGCTCGCCGCCATCGAGAACGACCAGCAGACCGCCGAGCGCCAGCTCGAGCTCGACCTGCGCCGCGCGGCCATCAAGGCCGACACCGACCGCGCCAACGCCACCGCGCTCGCGGCCGGCGAGCTCGCGAAGGCCGAGCAGGACCGCCTGGTCGCCGACCAGGAGCGCACGGCCGTCGCCGCGCAGGCCGAGGTCTCGAAGGAGCGCCTGCGCATCGACGTGGAGCTCCCCGCCGAGGCCCGCAAGTACGCGACCGTCCAGGACGCGCAGGCCGCCCGCGACGCGGAGAAGGCGAAGGTCGACGTGGAGGTCTACCAGCGCACGCAGAACGCCGAGGCGGCGAAGACCGCTGCCGTGAATGAGGCCGCGTCCATCACCGCGCTCGGGAAGGCGAACGCCGACGCGATCCAGGCCCGCGGCCAGGCGGAGGCCGAGGCGGCCGCCGCGCTCGCCGAGGCGCAGAACAAGCTGTCGCGCGAGGCGCTGCAGGCGCGCATCATCGCGTCGATGCCGGAGATCGCGCGCGAGATGGCGGCGCCGCTCGCGAACGTCGACAACATGACGATCATCTCCGCGGACGGCGCGAACGCGCTCAACCGCTCGGTGGCCGAGAACATGGCGACGCTGCCGAAGCTGCTCAAGGACACCACGGGCATCGACGTCGCCACGGCGCTGAGCTCGTTCCTGGGTTCGACGGCGGCGGGCGCATCCGCCGGCGGATCCGCGTCCGGTGCGACCTCCACGGATGTCGGCCCCACGACGGCCGCGTCCGAGGGCGCCGGGATCTGA
- a CDS encoding ABC transporter substrate-binding protein, with translation MTHSISRRQALGVGAAAAGTLALASCSAPGGRLVNSDPVIPAAAPGEKVTLTYWAWLKDLQKVADVWNAQNPDIQVEAVWIPGGNAGGYQKMYSAITAGGGPDIGQVELRQLPEFLLANGLVDLTRYGVEEYRDSYDEALWKQVSFQDGVFGIPQDSGPMAFYYQRELLDQVGGQPPATWDDWATLGAEVRKTGAGNYLDCFPVADASVFTSYATQAGANWFKVDGERWVVDMLDERTMEVAAFFDKAIDDDVVNTSYSAFSPPWTAAAADGKVFGVTSASWGDALIQSVSGGEGKWKVAPMQTWGFDGAYGSSYLGGSTAAVLANSKHPAEALKFMTWMTTSPEGIDAMIENSGIGWSPSPDYIGAARQQPSEWFSGQSYNEEVFAPAAKEQNLDWSWCPLTQFTLNTLQDEFRRKLTSGQTLVDSLPLAQEAVIEAFRNKGLTVEAASA, from the coding sequence ATGACGCATTCGATCAGCAGGAGACAGGCTCTGGGGGTGGGGGCCGCCGCCGCAGGGACGCTCGCCCTCGCATCGTGCTCGGCGCCGGGCGGGAGGCTGGTCAACTCCGATCCGGTCATCCCCGCCGCAGCGCCCGGCGAGAAGGTCACGCTCACGTACTGGGCGTGGCTGAAGGACCTGCAGAAGGTCGCGGACGTCTGGAACGCGCAGAACCCCGACATCCAGGTCGAGGCGGTCTGGATCCCCGGCGGCAACGCGGGCGGCTACCAGAAGATGTACTCCGCCATCACGGCGGGCGGCGGCCCCGACATCGGCCAGGTCGAGCTCCGGCAGCTGCCCGAGTTCCTCCTCGCGAACGGGCTCGTCGACCTCACCCGCTACGGCGTCGAGGAGTACAGGGACAGCTACGACGAGGCGCTCTGGAAGCAGGTCAGCTTCCAGGACGGCGTCTTCGGGATCCCGCAGGACTCCGGCCCCATGGCCTTCTACTACCAGCGCGAGCTCCTCGACCAGGTCGGCGGCCAGCCGCCGGCGACCTGGGACGACTGGGCGACGCTCGGCGCCGAGGTGCGGAAGACCGGCGCCGGCAACTACCTCGACTGCTTCCCCGTCGCCGACGCCTCGGTCTTCACCTCCTACGCGACGCAGGCCGGCGCGAACTGGTTCAAGGTCGACGGCGAGCGCTGGGTGGTCGACATGCTCGACGAGCGCACGATGGAGGTCGCCGCGTTCTTCGACAAGGCCATCGACGACGACGTGGTCAACACCTCGTACTCGGCCTTCTCCCCGCCGTGGACCGCGGCCGCCGCGGACGGCAAGGTCTTCGGCGTCACGAGCGCCAGCTGGGGCGACGCCCTCATCCAGTCGGTCTCCGGCGGCGAGGGCAAGTGGAAGGTCGCGCCCATGCAGACCTGGGGCTTCGACGGGGCGTACGGATCCAGCTACCTCGGCGGATCCACCGCGGCCGTGCTCGCGAACAGCAAGCACCCGGCCGAGGCGCTCAAGTTCATGACGTGGATGACGACCTCCCCGGAGGGCATCGACGCGATGATCGAGAACTCCGGCATCGGCTGGTCGCCGTCGCCCGACTACATCGGCGCCGCCCGGCAGCAGCCGAGCGAGTGGTTCAGCGGCCAGAGCTACAACGAGGAGGTGTTCGCGCCCGCGGCGAAGGAGCAGAACCTCGACTGGTCCTGGTGCCCGCTCACGCAGTTCACCCTGAACACGCTGCAGGACGAGTTCCGCCGCAAGCTCACGAGCGGCCAGACCCTCGTCGACTCCCTGCCCCTCGCGCAGGAGGCCGTGATCGAGGCCTTCCGCAACAAGGGCCTCACGGTCGAGGCGGCCTCCGCATGA
- a CDS encoding zinc-ribbon domain-containing protein, producing MILLFGTRARDALIVIVTFACLRCGVTSAQRVLHRTLRFTVFFVPLIPLRSTYRVACPNCGLETRLSKDQAMHALEWAVRNRGARR from the coding sequence GTGATCCTCCTGTTCGGCACGCGCGCCCGCGACGCCCTCATCGTCATCGTGACCTTCGCGTGCCTCCGCTGCGGTGTCACCAGCGCACAGCGCGTGCTCCACAGGACGCTCCGCTTCACCGTCTTCTTCGTGCCGCTCATCCCGCTGCGCTCGACCTACCGCGTCGCGTGCCCGAACTGCGGCCTCGAGACCCGGCTCTCGAAGGACCAGGCGATGCACGCCCTCGAGTGGGCCGTGCGGAACCGGGGCGCGCGCCGCTGA
- a CDS encoding MFS transporter — MLTNRRTCLYLGGQVVSVFGDTVMFLAAAVWVRQLTGSDAAAAAVFFCVTAPSLLAPAVGLLVDRVRRRTLLVATNVAMAAAVLLLTFVSTAEDVGIVYVVMVLYGLGAVVISSAQTALLPAVVGSELLADANGLLQTVRQGLRLAGPLIGVTLLARFGGGTVAVIDAATFLLGAGSLLIIKVDERVPARHERQRARASDLLGGFAHIRADRPLLAVVVASAAVWLVLGLSESVMFVVVGEGLGLPPEHLAVLVTIQGVGAVVGGLTAPRLLRQLGEARSTASGALAMAVASALWAVPADSAVSVGSALLGLGLPWLIVGATTLVQRRSPDELRGRIASAFDASVTVPQTLAIAAGAVLITVVPYRGLLAVMCVVLLMAATGLLVGGRRPTPLPDSPA; from the coding sequence TTGCTCACGAACCGACGCACATGCCTCTACCTGGGTGGGCAGGTCGTCTCGGTCTTCGGCGACACCGTGATGTTCCTTGCTGCCGCGGTCTGGGTTCGTCAGCTGACGGGTTCGGACGCCGCCGCAGCCGCCGTGTTCTTCTGCGTCACCGCTCCCTCTCTGCTGGCGCCAGCAGTGGGTCTGCTCGTCGACCGGGTTCGTCGACGCACCTTACTAGTGGCGACGAACGTCGCTATGGCGGCCGCCGTGCTGCTGCTCACGTTTGTCTCCACCGCGGAGGACGTGGGGATCGTATACGTGGTCATGGTGTTATATGGCCTCGGGGCCGTTGTCATCAGCTCGGCGCAGACCGCCTTGTTGCCTGCAGTCGTCGGCAGCGAGCTCCTAGCGGACGCGAACGGACTGCTGCAGACGGTGCGGCAGGGTTTGCGACTTGCTGGCCCCCTGATCGGCGTGACCTTGCTCGCCCGCTTCGGGGGAGGGACGGTGGCGGTCATCGACGCGGCGACATTCCTGCTAGGGGCAGGCAGCCTCCTAATTATCAAGGTAGATGAGCGCGTGCCTGCAAGGCACGAGCGGCAGCGGGCGCGGGCATCCGACCTTCTGGGTGGGTTCGCGCACATACGCGCGGATAGGCCTCTCCTCGCGGTCGTCGTCGCCTCGGCGGCGGTCTGGCTCGTGCTAGGTCTCTCCGAGAGCGTGATGTTCGTCGTGGTTGGCGAGGGGCTTGGGCTGCCGCCTGAGCATTTGGCGGTGCTAGTGACCATCCAGGGGGTGGGTGCGGTGGTCGGCGGACTCACCGCTCCGCGTCTCCTCCGTCAGCTCGGCGAGGCGCGGTCGACCGCATCAGGTGCGCTCGCGATGGCTGTTGCCAGCGCGCTCTGGGCTGTCCCCGCCGATAGCGCCGTATCGGTCGGCTCGGCGCTACTTGGGCTCGGATTGCCCTGGCTAATCGTGGGAGCGACCACGCTCGTTCAGAGGCGGTCGCCCGACGAGCTCCGAGGCCGGATCGCGTCCGCCTTCGACGCCTCCGTGACCGTCCCGCAAACACTGGCGATAGCGGCCGGTGCTGTGCTGATAACCGTGGTCCCTTACCGCGGTCTGCTCGCGGTCATGTGCGTCGTCCTCCTCATGGCGGCAACGGGTCTGCTCGTCGGCGGACGGCGCCCCACCCCCTTGCCCGATAGTCCAGCCTGA